The sequence TCCTCGCCGATGTGGCCGTGGACCTCCATCACCTCGAACCACGAGAGTTTCTCCAGGCTGTTGTGGGCCTTGCTGATCGCAGCCTGGATGGCCGCCTCGATGCTCTGCCCGGAAACCCCGATCA is a genomic window of Desulfuromonadales bacterium containing:
- a CDS encoding dodecin, with translation MTYGKGRTYKKIEVIGVSGQSIEAAIQAAISKAHNSLEKLSWFEVMEVHGHIGEDGTVKEYQVLLKVAFELK